The Shinella zoogloeoides genome contains the following window.
CTTTTTGCTATGTTCAACCCTTGAACTTCGCGTAGTCGGGGAAGACGGCCTCGAAGCGGGCGAGGTAGCGCTTCAGCTTCGGCCGGCCGCGCTGCCATTTTCCGGTAAAGCGCAATTCGATGTAGCGCAGCATCGCGGCCAGCGCGAAATGGCCGGCATTCGGCTTCTTTCCGAGGCGCGGCATGTTGGCCTCCAGATGGTCGAGCGCACGTTCCACCTTCTGCCATTGGCGGTCGATCCAGGGCTGGTGGATCTTTTCTTCCGGCCGGGCGCGGCGCTCGTAGACGATGGCGAGCAGGCTGTCACAGATGCCGTCGGCGGTCGCTTCCAGAATATCCGTTTCCGTACGCTTGGCGGCGTTGCGCGGATAGAGCGAACCGCGCGTCTGGCGATCAATGTAGTTCATGATCGCGCGGCTGTCGAAGACGGCAAGGCCCTCGTCGGTAAGCAGCGTCGGGATTTTGCCGAGAGGATTGGCCGCCAGAAGCTCGGACGGATCGGCATTGGTGTCGACCACGACCGATTCGGCCGGAAGGCCGGCATAGAGCGCGGCCATGCGCACCTTGGTGGAGTAAGGCGAGGCGTCGGAATAGAAGATCTTCATGGGCGGTTCCTGTTCTAACGGATGGGCGGCTGTTCGATGGTTTTGGCACGGCAGGCGGCGCGGTCGACGGCGGGGCAGGGGCGGAAGGAAAGGTCGGCATTCATGCAGATGCGGACCTCTTCCAGTTGCCCGCCCGCGCAGGTGACGGCCATGCCTTTGGCGTCAAGGCCCGGATTGGCCGCGATGAAGGCTTCCTCCACCGCTTCGGGCGCAAGACGCCGGCCGCCGCGCTGCTCTTCCATCTCGGTGGGAATGCGCACGCGCTCGAAGGCCGCGCGGGTGACGGCGAAATAGTCCTTCTGGCTGAGGCCCGAACAGCTTCCATGCTTGCGCCACTGGTGGCCGATCAGCCCCATGGAGGGAATGATGTCGAGAACGGTGCGGCCGAGGCTTTCCGGCACGCGGTCCGATTCCCGTGTCGAACAATATTCCGGATAGCCGCGCTCGTTCTGCGGCCACAGGCCATGCACGATGAAGCCGTTGTCCTCGCCGCGCCGGCACTGCTGCGTCCGGCCGCCGGCATCGTTCTCCGAACACCAGGTCGGCGACCAGGAGAGCGACAGCACATAAAAGTCGAAGCCCTTGCCGAGCGGCACCTGCGCACGCTTTTCCGGCGTTATGCGGTTCGTCTCGGTCTTCGGCTTTTCCGCCGGCTTTTCTTCGCTGCAACCGGCAAGCACGGCCAGCAACAGCCATGCGGAGCGCGCGAGGATGGAGGAGGGCAGCCGGATCATCGGCGGGCTGCGGAAAAAGGCGTCATGAAGGTCTCTCCCGGTTCGGCGCGCGATTGTTGCCGCCGAAAGCCAAAGGTCAAGAGGCCTTCGCTTCCCCCGCAAGCCAGAAGGCGCGCGCCGAGGCGAAACGGTCCTGCGCCAGCCGCTCCTTGAGGAAGGGCAGCAGCACGTCGAGTTCCTGCTTCAGCGTGAAGGGCGGGTTGACGACAATGAGGCCGGAGCCGGTCAGCCCTGTCGTCTCGCGGTCGCTCTTCACGGAAAGCTCGGCGCAGAGCATCTTGGGAATGCCCGTCTCCTTCAGCGCCTTGTGGAAGGCGGGGATCGGCGCGTTCTTCTTCAGCGGATACCATAGGCAATAGACCCCGCCGGCAAAGCGCTTCACGGCCTTTTCCAGCCCCTCCACCAGCCGCTCGTATTCGCCTTCGATCTCGAAGGGCGGATCGACCAGCACGATGCCGCGCTTCTCCTTCGGCGGCAGATGCGCGCCGAGCGAAAGCCAGCCGTCGAGATGGGTGATACGGCTCTGGAAATCGCCGTCGAAGAGCCGGTGCAGCGTCTCGTAGTCGTCGGGATGCAGTTCCATGGCCGAAAGCCGGTCCTGCGGGCGGAAGAGCATACGAGCGAGTTTTGGCGAGCCTGGATAATGGGTTAGCCCGCCCTGCGGATTCAGTTCGTGAATGACCTTGAGATAAGGTTCAAGGACGTCCGCCACCGCCGCCGGCATGTCGCTTGCAAGAAGCCGGCCGATACCATCCAGCCATTCGCCCGTCTTCTGCGCCTCCTCGCTGGAAAGGTCGTAGAGGCCGATGCCCGCATGGGTATCGAGCACGCGAAACGCCTTGTCCTTGCCCTGCATGTAGGTGACGAGGCGCGCGAGCACGGCATGTTTCAGCACATCCGCGAAATTGCCGGCGTGGTAGATGTGGCGATAGTTCATGGAGCGCTGCCCGGGATCATCCGCAATGATGCGTCGATGAATTGTTGAAATGGTGACACGATTTGCCTTTTGGGCCTTTGCGCTCTGCAATATAGAAAAGCCATGAACGTTGCGACCCCCCATCTCGGAAAACCGCGGATCGGCCATTCGGCCTGCCCGCACGACTGTCCCTCCACCTGCGCGCTCGATGTCGAGATAAGCGCGGATGGCCGCATCGGCCGCGTGAAAGGCAGCCCCGACAACAGCTACACGGCCGGCGTCATCTGCGCCAAGGTCGCCCGCTATGCCGAGCGCCTCTACCATCCCGACCGGCTGATGAAGCCGCTCGTGCGCAAGGGCGAGAAGGGCGGCGGCGACTGGGGCGACATTTCCTGGGAAGCCGCGCTCGATGCCATCGCCGAGAATTTCGTCAAGGCCGAGCAGGCCTATGGCAGCGAGGCCGTCTGGCCCTATTTCTACGCCGGCACGATGGGCCTCGTGCAGCGCGATTCCATCGATCGCCTGCGCCACGCCAAGCGCTATTCCGGCTTCTTCGGCTCGATCTGCACCAATCCCGCCTGGACTGGCTACACCATGGGCGCGGGCACCCTGCGCGGTCCCGATCCGCGCGAGATGGCGAAATCCGACTGCGTGGTCATCTGGGGCACCAACCCGGTCTCCACGCAGGTCAACGTGATGACCCACGCCATCAAGGCCCGCAAGGAGCGCGGCGCCAAGATCGTCGTGGTCGACATCTACGACAACCCGACGATGAAGCAGGCGGATATCGCCCTGAAGCTGCGCCCCGGCACGGACGCCGCGCTCGCCTGCGCCGCCATGCACATCGCCTTCCGCGACGGCCATGCCGACCGCGCCTATATGGAAAAGTTCGCCGACGACCCCGCCGGCCTCGAAGCCCATCTGGCGACCCGAAATCCGCAATGGGCCGCCGATATCACCGGCCTTTCCGCCGAGGAGATCGAGACCTTTGCCGCGCTCGTCGGCCGCACGAAGAAGAGCTATTTCCGCCTCGGCTACGGCTTCACCCGCAGCCGCAACGGCGCGGTGTCGATGCATGCGGCGCTCTCCATCGCCACCGTGCTCGGCTCCTGGCAGTATGAGGGCGGCGGCGCGTTCCACAGCAATTCGGATATCTTCCACATCCGCAAGGCCGAGCTGACGCTCGCTAAAATGGTCGATCCCGATATCCGCATGCTCGACCAGTCGCAGATCGGCCGCGTCCTGACGGGCGACGCCGTGGCGCTGCGCGACCGCGGCCCCGTCACGGCCATGCTGATCCAGAACACCAACCCGGTGAACGTCGCGCCCGAACAGCGCCTCGTGAAGCAAGGCTTCCTGCGCAGCAACCTCTTCGTCGCCGTGCACGAGCACTTCATGACCGACACGGCCAAGCTCGCCGATATCGTGCTGCCGGCCACCATGTTCGTCGAGCATGACGATATCTATCGCGGCGGCGGCCACCAGCACATCCTGCTCGGCCCCAAGCTCGTCGAGCCGCCTCAGACCGTGCGCACCAATCTCTTCGTCATCGAGGAACTGGCAAAACGCCTCGGCGTCGCGCATCTGCCGGGCTTCGGCCTCACCGAGCGCGAGCACATCACCCGCATGCTGCCCTATTACGAGATGGACTTCGACGGGCTGCAGCAGGAGAAGTGGATCGACTGCCAGCCGGATTTCGAGGCCGCGCATTTCGGCAAGGGTTTCGGCTTCCCGGATGGCAAATTCCGCTTCCGCCCGAATTGGACGAACACGCCGGCCCCCAACAAGCCGCCGAAAGCGCTCGGTGCCTTCGGCCCGCACGAGGACCTGCCGACCTTCCCGGATTATGTCGCGGTGATCGAGACGGTGGACGCCGAACACCCGTTCCGCCTCGCCACCTCGCCGGCCCGCACCTTCCTCAATTCCACCTTCACGGAAACCAAGGGTTCGAAGGAGCGCGAGGGCCGGCCGGAGGTGATGATTCATCCCGAGGACGCCGTGGCAAACGCCATCGAACAGGGCGATATCGTCCGCCTCGGCAATGTGCGCGGCGATATCCGCCTGCATGCGAAGATCACCGGCGATGCCAAGCCGGGCGTGCTGATCGCCGAGGGCATCTGGCCGAATTCTGCCCATCTCGACGGCGAGGGCATCAATGTCCTGACGGGCGCCGATCCCGTCGCGCCCTATGGCGGCGCTGCCTTCCACGATAACCGCGTCTGGTTGCGCAAGGCCTGACACCGAGGGTATTTCATGTCCGCAGAAAAGCAGTCTTCCATCCGCATCGTCGAGCAGCAGACGGTCTGGAAGCGCTTCATCCATTTGCGCACCATCGTCCTCGAGCAGACCCGCGCCGACGGCCGGGTCGAGTTCCTCGACCGCGAGGTGCACGACCACGGCGCAGCCGCCGCGATCCTCTTGGTCGATCCTTCACGCAGGACGGTCGTGCTGGTGCGCCAGTTCCGCCCCGGCGCCTTCTTCGGCGGCCATGCGGACGGTTTCCTGCTGGAAATCCCCGCCGGCCTTCTCGACGACGACAGCCCGGAGGATGCCATCAGCCGCGAGGCGATGGAGGAAACGGGCTACGCCGTCAGCGACCTCCGCCACGTCTTCGATATGTATTCCAGCCCCGGAACGCTGACGGAGCGCGTGAGCTGCTTCGCCGCCCACATCGATTCTTCGAAGCAGGACGGCAAGGGCGGCGGCGTGGATGGCGAGGGCGAGGATATCGAGATCGTCGAAATGCCCATTGATGAGGCTTACGGCCTGATCGCCACCGGCGGCATTGTCGATTCCAAGACGATCATGATGCTGCAATGGCTGATGCTGAATCGGGAGACGTTCGGGTGAACCTCGGATAGTTTCTGCGGAGGCACACCCCCCCTCTGCCCTGCCAGGCATCTCCCCCTCAAGGGGGGAGATCGGCAAGAGGCAGGCACTTTCCTCAACCAATGACGCTGGCGATGGGCGAAACGGTCCTCCATCCAATCTCCCCCTTGAGGGGGAGATGCCCGGCAGGGCAGAGGGGGGTAATCCCGCCCGGCAACTTACCCTCCCACGCGCCTCGCCCCCGCCAAGCCTTGACAAACGGCCGCCACCATGCGCTTTTCCGCGCGATTTTCTTGGGTAGCTGCGCCGGGACCTTCCCGCGCGGCCTGTCAGCATTTCAGGATACCACGATGCACCGTTACCGCAGCCACACCTGCGCCGCTCTCCGCAAGTCCGATGTCGGCCAGACCGTCCGTCTTTCCGGCTGGGTCCACCGCGTTCGAGATCACGGCGGCGTGCTCTTCATCGACCTGCGCGACCATTACGGCATCACCCAGGTCGTCGCCGACCCCGATTCCCCGGCCTTCAAGAAGGCCGAGACCGTGCGCGGCGAATGGGTGATCCGCATCGACGGCCTCGTCAAGGCGCGCACCGAAGACACGGTCAACAAGGGCATGCCGACCGGCGAGATCGAGCTTTACGCGCAGGACATCGAAGTCCTGTCGGCCGCCAAGGAACTGCCGCTGCCGGTCTTCGGCGAGCCGGAATATCCGGAAGACGTCCGCCTCAAGTACCGCTTCATCGACCTGCGCCGCGAGACGCTGCACCGGAACATCGTCAAGCGCACGCAGATCATCTCCGCCATGCGCAAGGGCATGGGCGAGGCCGGCTTTGCCGAATACACCACGCCGATCCTCACGGCCTCCTCGCCGGAAGGCGCGCGCGACTTCCTCGTGCCGAGCCGCATCCATGAAGGCAAGTTCTTCGCCCTGCCGCAGGCCCCGCAGCAGTACAAGCAGCTCCTGATGGTCGCCGGTTTCGACCGCTACTTCCAGATCGCGCCGTGCTTCCGCGACGAAGACCCGCGCGCCGACCGCCTGCCGGGCGAATTCTACCAGCTCGACGTCGAGATGAGCTTCGTCACCCAGGAAGATGTCTGGCAGACGATGGAACCGATGATGACGGCCGTCTTCGAGGAGTTTGCCGAGGGCAAGCCCGTCACGAAAGAGTGGCCGCGTATTCCTTACGATGAAGCGATCCGCAAATACGGCTCCGACAAGCCGGACCTGCGCAACCCCATCGTCATGCAGGCCGTGACTGAGCATTTCGCCGGCTCCGGCTTCAAGGTCTTCGCCAACATGATCGCGTCGAACCCGAAGGTCGAGGTCTGGGCGATTCCGGCCAAGACCGGCGGCAGCCGCGCCTTCTGCGACCGCATGAACGCCTGGGCGCAGTCGACCGGCCAGCCTGGCCTCGGCTACATCTTCTGGCGCAAGGAAGCCGACAAGCTGGAAGGCGCAGGCCCGCTCGCCAAGAACATCGGCGAGGAGCGCACGGAAGCCATCCGCACGCAGCTCGGCCTCGATGACGGCGACGCCTGCTTCTTCGTCGCCGGCGACCCGGCCAAGTTCTACAAGTTCGCCGGCGAAGCCCGCACCCGCGCCGGCGAGGAGCTGAACCTCGTCGATCGCGACCGCTTCGAAATGTGCTGGATCGTCGACTTCCCGTTCTACGAATACAACGAAGACGAAAAGAAGATCGACTTCGCGCACAACCCCTTCTCGATGC
Protein-coding sequences here:
- a CDS encoding glutathione S-transferase family protein; its protein translation is MKIFYSDASPYSTKVRMAALYAGLPAESVVVDTNADPSELLAANPLGKIPTLLTDEGLAVFDSRAIMNYIDRQTRGSLYPRNAAKRTETDILEATADGICDSLLAIVYERRARPEEKIHQPWIDRQWQKVERALDHLEANMPRLGKKPNAGHFALAAMLRYIELRFTGKWQRGRPKLKRYLARFEAVFPDYAKFKG
- a CDS encoding ribonuclease T2 family protein; the encoded protein is MIRLPSSILARSAWLLLAVLAGCSEEKPAEKPKTETNRITPEKRAQVPLGKGFDFYVLSLSWSPTWCSENDAGGRTQQCRRGEDNGFIVHGLWPQNERGYPEYCSTRESDRVPESLGRTVLDIIPSMGLIGHQWRKHGSCSGLSQKDYFAVTRAAFERVRIPTEMEEQRGGRRLAPEAVEEAFIAANPGLDAKGMAVTCAGGQLEEVRICMNADLSFRPCPAVDRAACRAKTIEQPPIR
- a CDS encoding 23S rRNA (adenine(2030)-N(6))-methyltransferase RlmJ — encoded protein: MNYRHIYHAGNFADVLKHAVLARLVTYMQGKDKAFRVLDTHAGIGLYDLSSEEAQKTGEWLDGIGRLLASDMPAAVADVLEPYLKVIHELNPQGGLTHYPGSPKLARMLFRPQDRLSAMELHPDDYETLHRLFDGDFQSRITHLDGWLSLGAHLPPKEKRGIVLVDPPFEIEGEYERLVEGLEKAVKRFAGGVYCLWYPLKKNAPIPAFHKALKETGIPKMLCAELSVKSDRETTGLTGSGLIVVNPPFTLKQELDVLLPFLKERLAQDRFASARAFWLAGEAKAS
- a CDS encoding molybdopterin oxidoreductase family protein, yielding MNVATPHLGKPRIGHSACPHDCPSTCALDVEISADGRIGRVKGSPDNSYTAGVICAKVARYAERLYHPDRLMKPLVRKGEKGGGDWGDISWEAALDAIAENFVKAEQAYGSEAVWPYFYAGTMGLVQRDSIDRLRHAKRYSGFFGSICTNPAWTGYTMGAGTLRGPDPREMAKSDCVVIWGTNPVSTQVNVMTHAIKARKERGAKIVVVDIYDNPTMKQADIALKLRPGTDAALACAAMHIAFRDGHADRAYMEKFADDPAGLEAHLATRNPQWAADITGLSAEEIETFAALVGRTKKSYFRLGYGFTRSRNGAVSMHAALSIATVLGSWQYEGGGAFHSNSDIFHIRKAELTLAKMVDPDIRMLDQSQIGRVLTGDAVALRDRGPVTAMLIQNTNPVNVAPEQRLVKQGFLRSNLFVAVHEHFMTDTAKLADIVLPATMFVEHDDIYRGGGHQHILLGPKLVEPPQTVRTNLFVIEELAKRLGVAHLPGFGLTEREHITRMLPYYEMDFDGLQQEKWIDCQPDFEAAHFGKGFGFPDGKFRFRPNWTNTPAPNKPPKALGAFGPHEDLPTFPDYVAVIETVDAEHPFRLATSPARTFLNSTFTETKGSKEREGRPEVMIHPEDAVANAIEQGDIVRLGNVRGDIRLHAKITGDAKPGVLIAEGIWPNSAHLDGEGINVLTGADPVAPYGGAAFHDNRVWLRKA
- a CDS encoding NUDIX domain-containing protein, whose product is MSAEKQSSIRIVEQQTVWKRFIHLRTIVLEQTRADGRVEFLDREVHDHGAAAAILLVDPSRRTVVLVRQFRPGAFFGGHADGFLLEIPAGLLDDDSPEDAISREAMEETGYAVSDLRHVFDMYSSPGTLTERVSCFAAHIDSSKQDGKGGGVDGEGEDIEIVEMPIDEAYGLIATGGIVDSKTIMMLQWLMLNRETFG
- the aspS gene encoding aspartate--tRNA ligase, whose amino-acid sequence is MHRYRSHTCAALRKSDVGQTVRLSGWVHRVRDHGGVLFIDLRDHYGITQVVADPDSPAFKKAETVRGEWVIRIDGLVKARTEDTVNKGMPTGEIELYAQDIEVLSAAKELPLPVFGEPEYPEDVRLKYRFIDLRRETLHRNIVKRTQIISAMRKGMGEAGFAEYTTPILTASSPEGARDFLVPSRIHEGKFFALPQAPQQYKQLLMVAGFDRYFQIAPCFRDEDPRADRLPGEFYQLDVEMSFVTQEDVWQTMEPMMTAVFEEFAEGKPVTKEWPRIPYDEAIRKYGSDKPDLRNPIVMQAVTEHFAGSGFKVFANMIASNPKVEVWAIPAKTGGSRAFCDRMNAWAQSTGQPGLGYIFWRKEADKLEGAGPLAKNIGEERTEAIRTQLGLDDGDACFFVAGDPAKFYKFAGEARTRAGEELNLVDRDRFEMCWIVDFPFYEYNEDEKKIDFAHNPFSMPQGGLEAFDSKDPLELKAYQYDAVCNGFEIASGSIRNQSPELMVKAFEKVGLSQGDVEERFGGLYRAFQYGAPPHGGCAFGIDRVVMLLVGAKNLREISLFPMNQQAQDLLMNAPSPATPTQLRELALRVVPSKKD